In the genome of Pseudopipra pipra isolate bDixPip1 chromosome 4, bDixPip1.hap1, whole genome shotgun sequence, one region contains:
- the ZGRF1 gene encoding 5'-3' DNA helicase ZGRF1 isoform X5: MASQEFTVLYTHQKTKKAKTWQDGVLRIRTGRNQATLFDDKGQCLESIFIKSQVAAGDDLESERYLITVEAAKASEKPLEDQPRRAEETPAVDRNGVRPGLLPPRHLPVGLKRKFTGFQGPRQVAKKIPAVEEEEKPTLLPLSKQCQGTFPSQFYVTSPLFSTIHQEDADTNLSAGFQEDGCRDNDRDHLSVSSVLPAPFLDRCEGTEKQSSAQFLVKPESPLLTGQTGPGAVSHNIRSTAQIIALLKSKPAQGHGEQTAALTESLSRFQASKNADLPDQKSTALPAFPGDPAKGIVPNAQHLPFGKGTGNDKKDWNAEMPLNSSEQPYGEEATGQRHKKKPSSVDSLLQKTEPYILPVAAAQRDPGTCDWQPKSPCSRSLHGDDMDGIREGNFQMEPDVTEESRINQSPLAFPVYPEVPAWTVSGSPSHSALRQAQWTSWEPGKISSEVTSSFDPDSTISPPSGNEETTGDIQEPLLQGILPSEPELPDFVFTGEKSSYPEECSLLRSKGTGKTRTPFVTLPATQEIPAVVYSTDSEELQQSLGSPGGNLCSEPMEFPRSAPGPQDRNYETSVFGEYAEDGQRESVQALLPDVTSQHRQSKWLKYQNSAQSDLIPDREETEDICARSILGMLRGDTGESGAGNQSAPGAAPLLTSKSSPGECCASSNPPDWISEGKLLSLHLRGTPLAAATQKVLSHLSCHAGTGEGQDVTISELSFPNVDKVKHAHLPKRKISIPAVFRSHLHYKQIFKAALTEQLNIMLFELSQRLHSALSKVDISFYTSVKDGQSQGSCAPLCNHMHPAKLVMVKKEGHNKGRLFYACDAPKAEQCSFFKWVEDVNPTQAKSRPSAVLHDIKSIGTYLRGQKIALYEECQLLVRKAFEIQTQRYSKFKKFMNTPASLDGDSKPKLYLKLSKKEHSSLYSKDDIWVVSKTLNFDPIDTFIASSAFFGPSSNSEIELLPLKGYSPSNWRSNMCVHALLVCNASGELASLRNMEEHFNPSTLPLIPYLLNMNHHSENAPKRVDRRKFIPPAMSLKSSMRAGPVSSEVAMGLAKEMIQRFSLNPDQATSLIHIARMMTWCGNITPEEEHQSFPITIIRGVFGAGKSYLLSVVILFLVQLFESSEATEGPRPTPWKLLIASSTNVAVDRILLGLLDLGFEDFIRVGSIRKITKAILPHSLHAGSGNENEQLKELLALMKEDLTPAEKIYVRKSIEQHKLGTNKTILQQVKVVGVTCAACPFPCLNALRFPVVMLDECSQMTEPASLLPIARFQCEKLVLVGDPKQLPPTIQGSESVHEQGLEQTLFDRLCLMGHQAILLRTQYRCHPALSAIANELFYGGNLRDGISEEDRTPLLDWLPTLCFYSVNGTEQVERDNSFSNMAEAHFAVKLIQSLIASGIEGAAIGVITLYKSQMYKIQGLLSGVHSEAFEVKPVQVSTVDAFQGAEKEVIVLSCVRTRQFGFIDSEKRMNVALTRAKRHLLIVGNLACLSRNKLWGRVIHHCKGRENGLQNASQCEQQLNDILKCYLEERKEEEQSKKKEK; encoded by the exons ATGGCCTCTCAAGAATTTACT GTATTATACACTcaccaaaagacaaaaaaagccaaaacgTGGCAAGATGGAGTTCTGAGGATTAGAACTGGCAGGAATCAG GCCACCTTGTTTGATGACAAAGGACAATGCCTGGAGagtatttttataaaatctCAG GTGGCTGCTGGAGATGATTTAGAGAGCGAACGATATTTGATCACGGTCGAAGCAGCAAAAGCGAGTGAAAAACCTTTGGAAGATCAGCCAAGGAGAGCAGAAGAAACTCCAGCAGTGGATAGAAATGGTGTCAGACCTGGTCTTCTGCCTCCAAGACACCTCCCTGTTGGCCTGAAGAGGAAGTTTACG GGGTTCCAAGGGCCACGCCAAGTTGCAAAGAAAATACCAGCcgtggaagaggaagaaaaaccaaCACTGTTGCCTTTATCTAAGCAGTGCCAGGGGACTTTTCCGTCCCAGTTTTATGTCACCTCTCCGTTATTTTCCACGATTCACCAGGAGGATGCGGACACGAATCTCTCCGCAGGCTTCCAGGAAGATGGATGTAGGGATAATGACAGAGACCACCTGTCTGTCTCCTCGGTGCTTCCAGCTCCATTTCTTGACAGATGTGAGGGGACAGAGAAGCAAAGCTCTGCTCAGTTCCTGGTGAAGCCAGAATCTCCTCTCCTTACTGGGCAAACTGGTCCCGGGGCAGTGTCCCACAACATCAGGAGCACGGCACAGATCATTGCTCTTCTGAAGTCCAAACCAGCACAAGGACACGGAGAACAAACAGCTGCACTTACAGAAAGTCTCTCCAGGTTTCAGGCATCAAAAAATGCAGATTTACCTGACCAAAAAAGCACGGCCCTGCCTGCTTTTCCGGGTGATCCTGCCAAAGGAATCGTTCCGAACGCTCAGCACCTGCCTTTTGGGAAGGGAACTGGAAATGATAAGAAGGACTGGAATGCTGAAATGcctctgaattcatctgaacaGCCTTATGGTGAAGAAGCCACAGGACAGAGACACaagaaaaag cccagctctgtggaCAGTTTATTACAGAAGACAGAGCCATATATTCTACCAGTAGCAGCAGCCCAAAGAGACCCTGGGACATGTGACTGGCAACCAAAG tcTCCATGTTCCAGAAGTCTTCATGGGGATGATATGGATGGTATCAGAGAAGGGAATTTTCAAATGGAGCCTGATGTGACTGAAGAGTCAAGAATAAATCAGTCTC CACTGGCATTCCCTGTGTATCCTGAAGTGCCAGCATGGACAGTGTCAGGCTCACCTTCACATTCTGCTCTGAGACAAGCACAGTGGACTTCCTGGGAACCTGGCAAG ATTTCATCAGAAGTGACTTCCTCATTTGATCCGGATTCTACAATTTCTCCACCTTCAGGAAATGAGGAAACTACTGGAGACATCCAGGAGCCCCTGCTACAAGGGATCTTACCAAGTGAACCAGAACTCccagattttgttttca CAGGGGAGAAATCCAGCTATCCAGAGGAATGCAGCCTCCTGAGATCCAAAGGCACCGGTAAAACCCGGACTCCGTTTGTCACCCTTCCTGCCACCCAGGAGATTCCTGCCGTGGTTTATTCCACTGACAGCGAGGAGCTCCAGCAATCCTTGGGCTCTCCAGGAGGCAATTTATGCAGCGAGCCAATGGAATTTCCTAGGAGTGCTCCCGGCCCCCAGGACAGGAATTATGAGACCTCTGTGTTTGGGGAGTACGCGGAAGACGGACAAAGGGAATCTGTCCAAGCCCTGCTCCCTGACGTGACTTCCCAACACAGACAAAGCAAGTGGCTGAAGTATCAAAACAGTGCTCAGAGTGACTTGATCCCTGACAGGGAAGAGACTGAGGACATCTGTGCCCGGAGCATCCTTGGAATGCTGCGGGGTGACACGGGAGAGAGCGGAGCTGGGAATCAAAGCGCTCCCggtgctgcccctctgctgACATCCAAGAGCTCCCCTGGGGAATGCTGTGCAAGCAGCAACCCCCCAGATTGGATTTCTGAAGGGAAGTTACTTTCCCTGCACTTAAGAGGGACACCTTTGGCTGCGGCAACACAAAAGGTGTTGAGTCACCTGAGCTGCCACGCCGGAACAGGAGAGGGCCAG GACGTAACAATTTCTGAGTTGTCTTTTCCTAACGTGGACAAAGTGAAACATGCTCATCTCCCTAAAAGAAAGATCTCCATCCCAGCTGTGTTTCGGTCTCATCTTCACtacaaacagatttttaaagctGCTCTGACAG AACAACTGAACATAATGCTGTTTGAGCTGTCCCAAAGATTGCACAGTGCTCTCTCCAAAGTGGACATATCATTTTACACATCAGTGAAAGATGGGCAAAGCCAGGGAAGCTGTGCTCCACTCTGCAACCACATGCACCCTGCTAAGCTGGTTATGGTTAAAAAAGAAGGTCATAACAAG GGTCGTTTGTTCTATGCCTGTGACGCCCCGAAAGCTGAGCAGTGCTCGTTTTTCAAGTGGGTAGAAGACGTGAACCCCACACAGGCAAAATCCAGACCCAGTGCAGTGCTCCACGACATCAAAAGCATTGGGACATACCTCAGAGGCCAAAAGATTGCTCTCTATGAGGAATGCCAGCTTTTGGTGAG GAAAGCCTTTGAAATTCAAACCCAGAGGTACAGTAAGTTCAAGAAATTTATGAATACACCTGCCAGCTTAGATGGTGATTCCAAACCCAAATTATACCTCAAATTAAGCAAAAAGGAGCATTCTTCTCTCTACAGCAAAG ATGATATTTGGGTGGTTTCAAAGACTCTGAACTTTGATCCCATTGATACTTTCATTGCAAGCAGTGCTTTCTTTGGACCATCCTCCAACAGTGAAATAGAATTGCTCCCATTGAAAGGCTACAGTCCCTCAAACTGGAGATCAAACA TGTGTGTTCACGCCCTGCTGGTTTGTAATGCCAGTGGGGAGCTGGCATCCTTAAGGAATATGGAGGAGCACTTCAATCCCTCCACATTACCACTAATCCCATACCTACTAAACAT GAATCATCATTCTGAAAATGCTCCTAAAAGAGTCGACAGAAGAAAATTTATTCCTCCTGCCATGAGCTTGAAAAGCTCAATGAGGGctggccctgtcagctctgagGTGGCCATGGGACTGGCTAAAGAGATGATCCAAAGGTTCTCCCTGAACCCGGACCAGGCGACATCGCTGATCCACATCGCTCGGATGATGACCTGGTGTGGGAATATCACCCCAGAGGAGGAACATCAGAGCTTCCCCATCACCATCATACGTG GTGTTTTTGGAGCTGGCAAGAGCTACCTGCTGTCTGTGGTGATCCTGTTCCTCGTACAGCTCTTCGAAAGCAGCGAAGCCACGGAGGGTCCAAGGCCAACTCCGTGGAAACTTCTCATTGCTTCTTCCACCAACGTTGCCGTGGACAGGATACTGCTGGG CCTGCTCGATCTTGGATTTGAGGATTTTATCAGAGTGGGAAGTATTAGGAAGATCACCAAAGCAATTCTTCCCCACAG TTTACATGCAGGCTCAGGAAATGAAAACGAGCAGCTGAAAGAGCTGCTTGCTCTCATGAAAGAAGATTTGACTCCAGCTGAAAAAATATATGTCAGGAAGAGCATTGAGCAGCACAAACTGGGGACCAATAAAACCATCCTGCAACAG GTAAAAGTGGTTGGAGTGACCTGTGCTGcctgccccttcccctgcctgaatGCCCTCAGGTTCCCCGTGGTGATGCTGGATGAGTGCAGTCAGATGACTGAACCTGCTTCTCTCCTTCCCATCGCCAG GTTTCAGTGTGAAAAGCTCGTCCTTGTTGGAGACCCCAAGCAATTACCACCAACTATTCAAGGGTCTGAGAGTGTCCATGAGCAGGGACTGGAGCAGACCCTCTTTGACCGGCTCTGCTTAATG ggaCATCAAGCAATACTCCTCCGGACACAGTACCGCTGTCACCCTGCCCTCAGTGCCATCGCCAACGAGCTGTTCTACGGAGGGAACCTCAGGGATGGCATTTCTGAGGAGGACAGAACTCCTTTACTGGACTGGCTTCCAACGCTGTGCTTTTACAGTGTGAATGGCACAGAGCAG gtggAAAGAGACAACAGCTTTTCCAACATGGCAGAGGCTCACTTTGCAGtcaagctcatccagtccctgATTGCCAGTGGAATAGAAGGAGCTGCTATTGGTGTGATTACTCTTTATAAATCACAGATGTATAAG ATTCAGGGTTTGCTCAGTGGGGTTCACTCTGAAGCTTTTGAAGTGAAACCTGTCCAGGTGTCCACTGTAGATGCTTTCCAAGGTGCTGAGAAGGAAGTCATTGTCTTGTCCTGTGTCAGGACCAGACAGTTTGGGTTCATAGACTCGGAGAAGAGGATGAACGTGGCGCTAACGAGGGCAAAGAGGCACTTGCTGATTGTGGGAAACCTGGCCTGTTTAAGCAGGAACAAGCTGTGGGGAAGAGTAATTCACCACTGCAAag GACGGGAAAATGGATTGCAAAATGCAAGCCAGTGCGAGCAGCAGCTAAACGACATTCTGAAGTGCTACTTGGAGGAACggaaggaagaggagcagagtaagaagaaggaaaaataa
- the ZGRF1 gene encoding 5'-3' DNA helicase ZGRF1 isoform X6 has product MASQEFTVLYTHQKTKKAKTWQDGVLRIRTGRNQATLFDDKGQCLESIFIKSQVAAGDDLESERYLITVEAAKASEKPLEDQPRRAEETPAVDRNGVRPGLLPPRHLPVGLKRKFTGFQGPRQVAKKIPAVEEEEKPTLLPLSKQCQGTFPSQFYVTSPLFSTIHQEDADTNLSAGFQEDGCRDNDRDHLSVSSVLPAPFLDRCEGTEKQSSAQFLVKPESPLLTGQTGPGAVSHNIRSTAQIIALLKSKPAQGHGEQTAALTESLSRFQASKNADLPDQKSTALPAFPGDPAKGIVPNAQHLPFGKGTGNDKKDWNAEMPLNSSEQPYGEEATGQRHKKKVNNLSQDLQDPCNTNSCFLPESTISGMSDSQFVPSSGDISPSASPVTFENNSFGHREQSGTKDLRENSSVKMQSELQPRQNSEGVPSDPELSGDLTLTEAGIVKEELSLHGKGCSPDEELMEVNFNLMESFDFNDTDSEEVCERDVKKPAEGDTLSESPDCSEGGEVAPNAVLRPHSPCEGVTHSKNEAKCSTFDRENEGSDRTGGVLSELCEASARDTRRVAEDPASQSRTEVELLGGGHNIKEMNASQLSLEATSIKEDDAGCAALTINGTPRVRNQHSDPVPGDTNVKECHPETSLFEATGSVSGISPSRITSATEEEGVTQLGCRESPEAGSEHFWGSRSGGIKPGSPLLALSPKSALGSGSFQYTAGDHQQVFGTSHKEDALLSTSPVHPLGTGHSSPEETESENSESINTPPAACRGERGVAESSSGLPALVNDIALLRALTQHSTALESLQKMEENNSVFCETETSQETFEPLGKDEAIKEFTEMPYSESLQAPSCSYFDSSGLMPSSVDSLLQKTEPYILPVAAAQRDPGTCDWQPKPVAFQGHQVKGSAASEIMVRVPCSQLGWQQYPHNMDFAAETFLSPLFSSNYGLSDFRQSPCSRSLHGDDMDGIREGNFQMEPDVTEESRINQSPLAFPVYPEVPAWTVSGSPSHSALRQAQWTSWEPGKISSEVTSSFDPDSTISPPSGNEETTGDIQEPLLQGILPSEPELPDFVFTGEKSSYPEECSLLRSKGTGKTRTPFVTLPATQEIPAVVYSTDSEELQQSLGSPGGNLCSEPMEFPRSAPGPQDRNYETSVFGEYAEDGQRESVQALLPDVTSQHRQSKWLKYQNSAQSDLIPDREETEDICARSILGMLRGDTGESGAGNQSAPGAAPLLTSKSSPGECCASSNPPDWISEGKLLSLHLRGTPLAAATQKVLSHLSCHAGTGEGQDVTISELSFPNVDKVKHAHLPKRKISIPAVFRSHLHYKQIFKAALTEQLNIMLFELSQRLHSALSKVDISFYTSVKDGQSQGSCAPLCNHMHPAKLVMVKKEGHNKGRLFYACDAPKAEQCSFFKWVEDVNPTQAKSRPSAVLHDIKSIGTYLRGQKIALYEECQLLESL; this is encoded by the exons ATGGCCTCTCAAGAATTTACT GTATTATACACTcaccaaaagacaaaaaaagccaaaacgTGGCAAGATGGAGTTCTGAGGATTAGAACTGGCAGGAATCAG GCCACCTTGTTTGATGACAAAGGACAATGCCTGGAGagtatttttataaaatctCAG GTGGCTGCTGGAGATGATTTAGAGAGCGAACGATATTTGATCACGGTCGAAGCAGCAAAAGCGAGTGAAAAACCTTTGGAAGATCAGCCAAGGAGAGCAGAAGAAACTCCAGCAGTGGATAGAAATGGTGTCAGACCTGGTCTTCTGCCTCCAAGACACCTCCCTGTTGGCCTGAAGAGGAAGTTTACG GGGTTCCAAGGGCCACGCCAAGTTGCAAAGAAAATACCAGCcgtggaagaggaagaaaaaccaaCACTGTTGCCTTTATCTAAGCAGTGCCAGGGGACTTTTCCGTCCCAGTTTTATGTCACCTCTCCGTTATTTTCCACGATTCACCAGGAGGATGCGGACACGAATCTCTCCGCAGGCTTCCAGGAAGATGGATGTAGGGATAATGACAGAGACCACCTGTCTGTCTCCTCGGTGCTTCCAGCTCCATTTCTTGACAGATGTGAGGGGACAGAGAAGCAAAGCTCTGCTCAGTTCCTGGTGAAGCCAGAATCTCCTCTCCTTACTGGGCAAACTGGTCCCGGGGCAGTGTCCCACAACATCAGGAGCACGGCACAGATCATTGCTCTTCTGAAGTCCAAACCAGCACAAGGACACGGAGAACAAACAGCTGCACTTACAGAAAGTCTCTCCAGGTTTCAGGCATCAAAAAATGCAGATTTACCTGACCAAAAAAGCACGGCCCTGCCTGCTTTTCCGGGTGATCCTGCCAAAGGAATCGTTCCGAACGCTCAGCACCTGCCTTTTGGGAAGGGAACTGGAAATGATAAGAAGGACTGGAATGCTGAAATGcctctgaattcatctgaacaGCCTTATGGTGAAGAAGCCACAGGACAGAGACACaagaaaaaggtaaataatTTAAGTCAAGATTTGCAGGATCCCTGCAACACAAATAGTTGCTTCCTACCTGAGTCCACCATAAGTGGAATGAGTGACAGCCAGTTTGTCCCGTCCTCAGGTGACATTTCACCTTCAGCAAGTCCAGTCACCTTTGAAAACAATTCTTTTGGACACAGGGAGCAGTCAGGGACTAAGGATCTTAGGGAGAATTCATCTGTGAAGATGCAGAGCGAGCTTCAGCCGAGACAAAATTCAGAGGGGGTGCCCAGTGACCCGGAGCTTTCCGGGGATCTAACACTGACTGAAGCTGGAATTGTTAAGGAGGAGTTAAGTTTGCATGGCAAAGGGTGTAGTCCAGATGAAGAACTGATGGAGGTTAACTTTAATCTGATGGAGTCTTTTGATTTTAATGACACAGACAGTGAAGAAGTGTGTGAAAGAGATGTGAAGAAGCCCGCTGAGGGAGACACGCTTTCAGAGAGCCCAGATTGCTCTGAGGGAGGGGAGGTAGCTCCAAATGCTGTGTTGAGACCTCATTCCCCCTGTGAAGGAGTGACACACAGCAAAAATGAAGCCAAATGTTCAACATTTGACAGAGAGAATGAGGGAAGTGACCGCACTGGGGGTGTTTTGTCTGAGCTTTGTGAAGCCAGTGCCAGAGATACCAGGAGGGTTGCAGAAGACCCTGCGAGCCAGAGCAGAACTGAAGTGGAACTTTTGGGTGGTGGACACAACATAAAAGAGATGAATGCAAGTCAATTAAGTCTTGAAGCCACAAGCATTAAAGAGGATGATGCTGGCTGTGCAGCACTCACCATTAATGGCACACCCCGGGTAAGAAACCAGCACTCTGATCCCGTGCCTGGGGACACAAATGTTAAGGAATGTCACCCTGAAACCAGCCTGTTTGAGGCAACTGGAAGTGTTTCAGGTATTTCTCCCAGCAGAATCACTTCTGCCACTGAAGAAGAAGGTGTCAcacagctgggctgcagggaatcCCCAGAGGCTGGCTCAGAACACTTCTGGGGGAGTAGGAGTGGTGGCATTAAACCAGGCAGTCCTTTGCTGGCTTTGTCACCAAAATCAGCTCTTGGCAGTGGCTCATTCCAATATACTGCAGGAGACCATCAGCAGGTATTTGGCACATCACATAAGGAAGATGCTCTCCTTTCCACAAGTCCTGTGCATCCTTTAGGAACAGGCCATTCATCTCCAGAGGAAACAGAGTCTGAAAACTCAGAGAGCATAAACacccctcctgcagcctgcaGAGGTGAAAGAGGAGTGGCTGAAAGCTCCTCAGGTCTCCCTGCTCTGGTGAATGATATTGCTCTTCTGAGGGCTTTGACTCAACACAGCACAGCTTTAGAAAGCTTGCAAAAGATGGAGGAAAATAACAGCGTGTTCTGTGAGACAGAGACTTCCCAGGAGACATTTGAACCCCTTGGGAAAGATGAAG CTATAAAAGAGTTTACAGAAATGCCTTACTCAGAAAGTTTACAGGCACCTTCCTGTTCATACTTTGATTCTTCTGGCCTTATG cccagctctgtggaCAGTTTATTACAGAAGACAGAGCCATATATTCTACCAGTAGCAGCAGCCCAAAGAGACCCTGGGACATGTGACTGGCAACCAAAG CCTGTTGCATTCCAAGGGCACCAAgtaaagggatcagcagctaGTGAGATCATGGTGAGagttccctgctcccagctgggatGGCAGCAGTACCCACATAACATGGACTTTGCAGCTGAGACATTTTTGTCACCCCTGTTTTCAAGCAATTATGGCCTTTCTGACTTCAGACAG tcTCCATGTTCCAGAAGTCTTCATGGGGATGATATGGATGGTATCAGAGAAGGGAATTTTCAAATGGAGCCTGATGTGACTGAAGAGTCAAGAATAAATCAGTCTC CACTGGCATTCCCTGTGTATCCTGAAGTGCCAGCATGGACAGTGTCAGGCTCACCTTCACATTCTGCTCTGAGACAAGCACAGTGGACTTCCTGGGAACCTGGCAAG ATTTCATCAGAAGTGACTTCCTCATTTGATCCGGATTCTACAATTTCTCCACCTTCAGGAAATGAGGAAACTACTGGAGACATCCAGGAGCCCCTGCTACAAGGGATCTTACCAAGTGAACCAGAACTCccagattttgttttca CAGGGGAGAAATCCAGCTATCCAGAGGAATGCAGCCTCCTGAGATCCAAAGGCACCGGTAAAACCCGGACTCCGTTTGTCACCCTTCCTGCCACCCAGGAGATTCCTGCCGTGGTTTATTCCACTGACAGCGAGGAGCTCCAGCAATCCTTGGGCTCTCCAGGAGGCAATTTATGCAGCGAGCCAATGGAATTTCCTAGGAGTGCTCCCGGCCCCCAGGACAGGAATTATGAGACCTCTGTGTTTGGGGAGTACGCGGAAGACGGACAAAGGGAATCTGTCCAAGCCCTGCTCCCTGACGTGACTTCCCAACACAGACAAAGCAAGTGGCTGAAGTATCAAAACAGTGCTCAGAGTGACTTGATCCCTGACAGGGAAGAGACTGAGGACATCTGTGCCCGGAGCATCCTTGGAATGCTGCGGGGTGACACGGGAGAGAGCGGAGCTGGGAATCAAAGCGCTCCCggtgctgcccctctgctgACATCCAAGAGCTCCCCTGGGGAATGCTGTGCAAGCAGCAACCCCCCAGATTGGATTTCTGAAGGGAAGTTACTTTCCCTGCACTTAAGAGGGACACCTTTGGCTGCGGCAACACAAAAGGTGTTGAGTCACCTGAGCTGCCACGCCGGAACAGGAGAGGGCCAG GACGTAACAATTTCTGAGTTGTCTTTTCCTAACGTGGACAAAGTGAAACATGCTCATCTCCCTAAAAGAAAGATCTCCATCCCAGCTGTGTTTCGGTCTCATCTTCACtacaaacagatttttaaagctGCTCTGACAG AACAACTGAACATAATGCTGTTTGAGCTGTCCCAAAGATTGCACAGTGCTCTCTCCAAAGTGGACATATCATTTTACACATCAGTGAAAGATGGGCAAAGCCAGGGAAGCTGTGCTCCACTCTGCAACCACATGCACCCTGCTAAGCTGGTTATGGTTAAAAAAGAAGGTCATAACAAG GGTCGTTTGTTCTATGCCTGTGACGCCCCGAAAGCTGAGCAGTGCTCGTTTTTCAAGTGGGTAGAAGACGTGAACCCCACACAGGCAAAATCCAGACCCAGTGCAGTGCTCCACGACATCAAAAGCATTGGGACATACCTCAGAGGCCAAAAGATTGCTCTCTATGAGGAATGCCAGCTTTTG GAAAGCCTTTGA